CACAAAACATTGCGTCGTTTATAACGTAAACCAACGTAACACTTGCGAAACCAAACATAATAATAACTGatccttaaaaaatataaatcataatgtAAAAACCCCCTTATGTTTGTGATATGATTGTCGGCCATTGTCTTAGCTGTTTAGTGGAAACAATACGAACCACGATGGCATGTTTTGAAAGGTACGATACGAGAGAGATTTTTAATTATCCATCCAAAGCCTAAATATAATGTAATCGTACaattacaaattaaatgtttttatgaccAAATTAACgagataataaataaatcctTATTAATTGTACACGGTATCGTGCTTTATTAAATTCGCATCATAATTCCGcgcgcaatacatatcgcaaaataatCTCTTAACCTTGCAGCATTTTGACTTCCATGTGGACTAAGGATAATTtgagaaaatacggtattcaTTAAGTATCCTacctgtaaatatatttaacgaTTATTTTCTCATTCGCAAACATTCAGCTTACCTGTCAAGTAGCAATAACATCCACTGAATGCTCGTTACAGAATGACTGGACTTCTTCAGCTGTTGTTACTGGTCAGCCTTACCCTGGCCTCGGAGCCATCTTGTCCGGCATGCTCCAAATACGACTACGAGGAAAAGTTGCTCGAGAGAATGGTGCGCATGGAGTTCGCTTTTGAGAAAGTGTTAAATGAAAACAAGGCTGTGATCAAAACTGTGGAGCAAGACCTAACGCGGATCAAGGAAGAAAACACACGTTTACACGCGACCGTTGATGCCCTTAAGGATCAACAGGAGCAAGCTGAGCTTAAACTGGTTTCGTTCATGGAGGGAGTTGAGAGAAACCAGTCCAGTACACTGGAGAAGATAGTGTCCGATTCTAACACTACGTTAGAACAAACTATTTCCGCCTTCAATGATATAAAAGGTTAGTTCAGGTTTTGGCCTTTGGGCACTTTAAAAACTAAAGTGGTGTGAGTACGTTTAAACTAAGAATGCAATAAGTTCGGATGAATACTgatgaaaatagttttattcCGCGTTGATCATTACTATCCATTTTAACTGAAATGTTTCTTAGCTGACCTTATATCAATTCTTTTCAACTCATGTCGATCCATAAAAATTAATGTCCACAAGGGGCCGCAGCTAGTTTTCACTTTCTGTCTATATGGGAAactaaaaatcattattatcattattattattattattttattattattattattattattattattatttttattattattattattattattgttatacaaTTATCAGTTTTATAAATCAACTTCGAACttcatgaaataatttacattaacaatgAGTTATTGAGTGACAAATTATTTAACTTCAAATTAAATAGTGTTACAGCTCTGGCCTTCGtagcttttttattaaataagtattgtTCTTGTTTAAAAAGACGGGACGTATAATAATTTCTCCTGCGGCCTTCCGGCGGGCGGTGTCCAGTATGTCGTCTGATCAATACCCttagatttttttataagaatCTGTCAAATCAGATGAGCGATATAGACCCTCTTGTCTTTTCTTACATTGACAAATTTTCATGTGATCGTTCGAAATACATATTGATaggaatatttgcatttttccCCCATATTTTCCATGTATTAAAtggattgttttttaaaaatcagaGTGTAAAGGGACCCGGATTAGTTTGatcagtgtaaatattttaacatgtatgaTAAGTTAAAAGTGGTCATGATTTTCTAAATATGAGAATATATAaattacagtgtgtgtataccacgtgataaattacgtcataaatgctacgtcgaaaggcaatattttgctttttaaatgaaacgaatggtagtctatgccgcttaaagtaAAAGTCCGAAGGCGAGActatgtaagcggcgtagactgcgccatgtttcatCTAATATGGTGAATAAATAGTCaagttagttttatttaaagtcttcattcgaagcaaaatgttagcatttatgacgttatttatcccgtggtatacacacactgaattgTCACAGTTGTAGTAATTTCAAGCGTTACTGAGTGTTTAAGAATGGCGCAGAAATGAGACAGTCGTCTGACAGGAATCTGTTTCTACCAAACAATTCGTACCAAGATAGATATACcaatacaaatatgtttgcTTAAGTTAAGCGACAAATTACTCACGCAGTTATAAACCccatcattaaaaatataatgtatttggcTATTTCAATGATGACTGAGTAATGACCTACCATACCTAGCCTTACAAAATAGCCTTAAACAATTACCAAATGATTTCTAGAaagagaaaaaatgaaaaagaatacATCTAAACGCCTTCACCAAAGAAAACCAAGAGCAATTCTTGTATCAGTTAGCATACAAACCGACTGGTTTGCCCTTGTCCTCACTACAGATATTGATATTCAGGACGGTCCAAATACTTTCCCACGGCTTTCTCAATATGTCAGCGTTTTATAAACAACATGACATTGGTATGACATCTGTCTTTACCATATCTTTCTTTTTTGCAACATAATATAGCagggtttttattttaatcaagaaTACAGCATGTCCATTGAGAAACCCtacaatttattcattttgaaactaCGAGTTTACTTTTACAGATCATAACCCTGTTTGATTGACAGTCATTTTTAGCTGTCTTTAATTCAGATAAGCTGTTTAGTGcagttttttctttaattatcgATGTTAAAATCACGATCATCAATCTATGATTGTGATTGGACAAATATGACACCATGCGCTTCCACTGATCCATCTACCATTGAATGATAGGACCCGAATGGGAAGATTCTTCCCTTCAGGAAATAACGCTAAATGTAATTGTTGGCTGCAAATAGTATACATCACATATTAAAGTATTGTTGATACATACCAACCAATAACTGCTTGTTaagcttttaaatatattttacagatatGAGCGATAAAGTGTGCTTTCCACTCCCTAATGTGACTTGTTGACGTTTGAAAGTgtcaaacaataattaattgtaaacaaaaaggttgttacaatgataaaacatcatcaaaaattcaaattaaagatCGACTTAagtgattatttaaaaatatgacaggaaatgaaaatatattttgccaaCAATTTCAGTAaggtttttgaaaatttaattatatagaaataattaagtttaaatgaGTATATCGCATTAGCCATGTAGTACTTATCCATAAAAGTAAGTTATctcaatttaagttaaaaaaaatcatcattatatGGAGTGTAAGTCCTTTTTgatataaactagttttataTATCTTGTCTACAAAATGGAAAGCAACAAAAGAGTAATCAAACTAAAGTCTTTAATCGGCTACGCTTACTTCTATCGTTTGATAAATAATCTCGCACTTTTATCATTTCGTTACAATAATGCcaagttaacaataaaactACCCACTCATACAAAAACTATAATtgatatcaatacatatattacaAATCCTTTTTTCAGACCAAATCGTTACTCCAATGGTTTACTTCCACGCCCGCTCTCCACAAACCAGCAGCCTGTCCACAGGTGAGGTGATAGTTTACAAGACAGTAGAGACCAACCAGGGCAACGGTTACAGCGCCACAACGGGCAAGTTCACCGCTCCAGCACGGGGACTCTACTTGTTCTTCATGCACACATGTACGCCTCCAAGCAAATATGCTTATCTCCAGATAGTGAAGGAAAGCTCAGTCCTCATTGCAAGTGAACACTATGACAAGGAACGGTATACCTGTTCTACTAGTCCGGCGTTTGTACAGCTTGATGCTAGTGAATCTGTCTGGGTACAATGCTCCAGTGGGGCCGCATACGTACAACTGTATGAGGATTCTCATCGTTGGACCAGTTATGGTGGTGCTCTCATTCACAACTGACGTGCTTAGGTCATTGTTCATAAAAAGCCAAAAGGCAGAAACTATACAATGAAAGTGGAAGTCAATTTTGCAGTGATTAATaagtcatttaaaaagaaatcattacgtgaatgatttttgttatcaattacCGTGAGTTAAACATTGTTAGATATCATCTGTGCACTTCGCCTGTATTCTATGTCATGTGTGTAAACTGAGAACACGTTAGCCGCGCAATTTTGCAAAACAGACTTAGCTGAACTTTCAGTCGAATTCAGAAGTTCTTTCGCTGCTTCGCTTGCTcttcttttatataatatatcaataaaacattataccACAGGTGATCTTCATACAGCTTGGCTATTAATTCATTATTACATGTTAAGGTATGATTATGAGTACTTAATTATTCATGTTTCTACTGGATTAAAGTTAAATGTAATACACATCCAGGCAATATATGTTTTGTCTGGCTTAATAATTCCCGAAAGTTTTCTTGACACGTTTGCATCAAACCTGATCATAACGTGACAACATTATTGAATGTAAGTATCGTTACACGTGCGTTGAAGCTTTGGATTGTATGAAATGGCACACGATGCCATGATATGGATTCAATATCAGAATATAGAGCAAACATTTaggtgtttatattttaaaaagtagtaAATAATTTTCCGGACTCCAGTTTTAAAATTAGCAATATTCTGGACTCCAAGAGCGGATGAGGTGACACTTGCATGAGGTGACACCCGTATATTACATGACTCATAATCAATTTTCTAAGAGAGCATGgtttaacattgaaaaaaagATGTTTGAACAATCATACTGAACAAGCACGTATTATCCCAGTACCAAAATacgatttattaaaaatggtttccaaTTGAATACgattttagttttaattcaaTGTAACATAACTGTGTTATACACTGAGTTAGTTTTAGTCTTTTTCTTCGTGTTTAGTACGAGTAATTTAAATATACCGGCTTTCGAGGCCTAGTAGCCTAGAAGTGTAAAGTATGGCCTAGCGACCAGGCAGCCTATCGACTTGACGGCGTGAAATTTGCAGCCTTTCGGCCTGGCGGTGTGAACTTTGAGGTATGGTGGCTACCTGTCTGTTGGCGTGATACTACGGTACTGCCGGCATTAAGTTGGAGGCATGTCTGTCTAGCAGCAAAGCGGCTTGGTAGCTTAGCTGCCTATATAACCAAGGTGAAGACAGTAGACTTCTATCTTATTTCATACATTCAAGCAGTGACATTAATCAAATAagcatttgaaaaaagactAAGATCAATGATTGTAAATCactaaacatatatttgtaatactttgtatcattatttttagGCATATTGTTACAGAAATAAATAGCTAGTATTGATCCATACATTTCATCTCAATACCAGAAATGCGATCTTTTTCAAAGTATCAATTACAGAAATACAAGAAAGAAGTGATTTCTTATACAAAATTGCCGCGCCAGCTTTACTTAAGCGTAATTGACCATACTGGTCAACACTTGAATcaacattaacaaaacattCGTATCTCGGGTGAATACTTCTACAAAAGGCGCTTGATCTTCGTAACAGTCCATCTTCAATAATATGCGCAACATCTGACAACACATTCGCTATCTAACTTCAGTGACAATGGATATGCCGAGGACTTGattcttttatgttttgtcatatatatatatatgtattcaaaactgagaataacttttaaattacGTGTGCTGAATATACTAATTTTGTTAGTATAACGGTACTCCATGTATTTGACCCACTCGAAATAAAGGTTAATAACACTTTATTTCTGATATGGTTCCCTTATGAATCTACCGTCATGcctatatttgttgttttttaaccttTGTCTACAATAAACCAATGCTGAGTTGTGTTGTAAATTTGTGGACATATCTATTTGGAAATATGTAGAAGTCGTATCACCactataaaatgtattattgtcTTAGCCGAAATAGacactgatattttatttctctAGACAAACTTGTTATACATTGTCAATCAATATTGACTAGAACCTCTGAATCATTGAATGTTAGGctgtgtttacatatttattggtcaaatagattttatttataaacaaatagtttttgGGTAACATTCCAACTTCTTTACTTCAACTAGACGTACGCATATTGCTACAACAACTGCTTCTAGTTAAATACTactgaatattgttttttatttcacatatgCTTTATAATGGTGATGACACTGCTGATCGTGATAATTATAATGCTGTTCAGCAAtgttgttattgctgttgttggtactgctgctgctgatgatgatggtgatgatatgaaaatgatggtggtgatgctgctgctgctgctgctacttctgCTGCTGAGTGTGATGATATGAGAATGAAGGTTGTGATGATACGGAAAAGCAAGCCACTGTAAATGACAGAATACAGTGACTTTCATTTACATCGTCAGTACGGCGTAAACATATCcttaaacagaacagaaaataacACGAATTATATGATGCCTGAAACGGAAAAAGGCTTTTATTTCCAGGCCCTTATGGTGTTGCTATTTTTTATAAGCAGCCTTTTGGATATGTATTTCCGCGCACTCCTGTGAAGCTTCAGTCATATTCCCGAGCATTTCTGCCTGCTCTGATCGCTCGTCATTTTCATAATGTATCAATCATACATTATTGCTTGTGTTGATATTATGTGAAATATTCTTGCTTGAACTGGATTATATATTTCAACGAAGGCATGCATTACCAGGAAATATAATAGTTCCAGAAAACCTTCTGAACGCATCCAAAATATGCATTATCCTTGACCATCACCGTAACAGGCCTTAAGATTATGCTATGTACGTCACGCTACGTGTGTGTTGTAACTGACGATACCAAGAAATTATCTGAGCACATCATAAATATGCATTAGCTTTGACCCTCACTGTAATAGGCATAAACATGCTATATACGTCACGCTACGCGTGGGTTGCAACTGACGATAACAAGAAATTCTCTGAGCACATCACAAATATGCATTAGCCTTGACCCTCACTGTAATAGGCATAAACAGTATGCTATGTACGTCTCGCTACGCATGTGTTGTCACTGACGATAACAAGAAATTCTCTGAGCACATCCTAAATATGCATTAGCCTTGACCCTCACCGTAATAGGCATAAACTGTATGCTATATACGTCACGCTACGCGTGTGTTGCAACTCACGATTGTACAAATAGTCTGAGaaaccaaatatataaacaatatgtacGGAAATGAAGcaatagtggttcatatttatttattttgtatatgtattggTATTCCGGATTCCAGTTCAAAATCAAATGGTTATCTGGATTCCTGTCTAAACATAAGCGTTATTCTTGATCacggtaaaaataaaaatagagcGGTATTCTGGATTCAGCTATGACGGTGGTGTACATCTAACACAGCGTTATACAACGCGATATATCTGACAGGGCGTATCTAAACTATGAAATTGTTTGAACAATCAAGTATGACCCCACTTAATGATCCCAactaatatcaaaataatgatatagaaAAAACTGTTGTCTATCGATGTAAAAAGTTACATTATAATTTAACCACAACTCGGCATAATCGCTACGCAAATGACTGGTAATTAgtttttagttattattttgtcatttagtgACAAGTCATAACGTTCAAGGCTCATTTTTCATCTTgatcattgaataattttaatgtacCTGATATGTGTGGCCTAGCGGCCTTCCAGCGCATGATTAGATTTGCTTAGCCTAGCCGCTTGGAGTAAGCGGactaatatttcatttcataaaatagtGACTTTTGACGTCTCCTTGCCGATTgtcttttgtttttgaaaaatatattcgGCCTTTTTGAACTCCAATACTGAAGAAAATGCATATGCGATTTAAATGGGTGCAGAGCATGAAATCAAGATACATTAGTATTCTACCTTTCTATAGTTTTTGTCAacgttttgatattttttataaatatcgaGCTAACGGCTAAGCGGCGTGAGCATAACGGCATGACAGCCACGCGGTCTTAAAGTACCGTGATCGCGAGTTGATAGGAGTgtcaaaggaaaaaaaacactataggGATAAACACAGTAACAGAAACGTTATATATTAACCCTGTTATTAGGCACAAGGTTAAGGTCGACACTGAACGGGAgacacaaacaccacatacagaCCATTCTAGCATCAACATAGCTATATCAAGACTATGAGGTCAAAGGACAATCATTCTGGTTTCTCGaccttttttttataaaattcgcCAAGCATAATGTCTAAATCACTATCACAGTTTTTGTTAGTTAAACACTATACAGACACTGTCTTGGTTTATGTAAGGCAACACTATCAGCCAATACATTCTAGAAGAcagatatcatttaaaaaaaacaacggaCATATCTATAAAACATTATACTTGCAAGTCAGACAAAATTTGAAGGTATATCACACATGACACAAAACAGAGGTACTTAATGACTTTTATATCAGTTaatcacttttatatcaattaaatgCCTGATCAACATTCTTTTTGCTAGACATTTCTTTCGGGGTAAATGATAACCAGCCGCCCATCTGCAAATGCCACATAGAACCGCGACAAGGAACAATGGCTCTTACAGTAAATACGAGTTAATTGTATCCACAAAATGACGTGATTCTTTGATATTACTGACAACATAACTgctgtttcatatatataatgtaataaagATAACGGGTTAaaggttttttatttttttattttcaaacatatcaACAAGGTTGctaaaacaataatatgaatTGAAACTGATTGAGGTAAGGACTATACAATAGTATGACTCCTTTCTGCTTGTCGCGGCTTCTATATATCTGGTAAGACCAAAATAATAGGCATTCGACTTAATCGATTTAGTATTCTTATCCTGGGTGGAGAACAGTTTCTTCTTAAAACTTTCCAGGCACATTGAAACTACCGTAATATTGCTTCAAGTAAATCTGAAAATGGTAAGACTTAAATCCGGTGTGAAAATTTACAGTTCACATCAGTATAACATACTGCGTCgtaaataacttaaacaaacgATGCACTTGCCCAACCAAACATGGCTAAAAACTGATTCCCaatgacataatttaaaaatatatatcaaacactgACGCGATATGATTGCCGGCCATTGCCTTAGCTGGTTACTTAATAAAATACGAACCACgattgcatgttttgaaaggTACAAATAGAGAGATATTTattgcttttcatccaaagcCCAGATATAATGAAATCGtacaaactaaattataaagttttaatgatCAAGTTAACAAGAGTAAAAATCAACCCTTATTATTGGTACCCGGTATCGTGCTTTAGAATTTACTCATCATAAATCCGCACGCAATatatatcgcaaaatacggttaTCCtaattccactccagtgcaatacgaaAGTATTCCAATCTGTTGACGTCACGTAATAACAAGTGTCattgtgaaatgtttaaataacgTGATAAAAGAAAACAGTGCGCCATTTTaacgacatttatttttcaataatgctTCTTTTGAATGACTTAAACAAGTAATGTATAAAGCAAAAGGTGATAAGTacagcttttttgttttgaaacgttgtattcgactctcgtcgacttttgcagattttaaaatcTAGGAAGCGCTtctttgaatataaatatgcaaaaatccACTCCATTTAATCATTAGTTACTGCATCAAAATGCAGTTTTAATTACCATTTGTATCGTTTCGTGTTGTCTCTTAACCGTGCAGCATTTTGACTTCTATGAAGACTGAGAATAATTtgagaaaatacggtattcaTTTAGTATCCTATAGCTgctcttaaatatatttaacgaTTATTTTCTCATTCGCGAACATTCAGCGAACTTGTCAACTAACAGCAACACCCACTGAATGCTCGTTACAGAATGACTGTAATACTTCAGTTATTGTTACTGGTCAGCGTGACCATGGCTTCCG
This genomic stretch from Mya arenaria isolate MELC-2E11 chromosome 10, ASM2691426v1 harbors:
- the LOC128206867 gene encoding uncharacterized protein LOC128206867 isoform X2 gives rise to the protein MTGLLQLLLLVSLTLASEPSCPACSKYDYEEKLLERMVRMEFAFEKVLNENKAVIKTVEQDLTRIKEENTRLHATVDALKDQQEQAELKLVSFMEGVERNQSSTLEKIVSDSNTTLEQTISAFNDIKDQIVTPMVYFHARSPQTSSLSTGEVIVYKTVETNQGNGYSATTGKFTAPARGLYLFFMHTCTPPSKYAYLQIVKESSVLIASEHYDKERYTCSTSPAFVQLDASESVWVQCSSGAAYVQLYEDSHRWTSYGGALIHN
- the LOC128206867 gene encoding uncharacterized protein LOC128206867 isoform X1, translating into MTALLQLLLLVSVTMASEPSCPACSKYDYEEKVLERMIRMEFAFENVLKGNRAVSKTVEEDLTRIKEENERLHATVDVLKDQQEQAERRLVSLMEEIEINQSSTLEKIVSDSNTTLEQTIAAFNDIKDQIVTPMVYFHARSPQTSSLSTGEVIVYKTVETNQGNGYSATTGKFTAPARGLYLFFMHTCTPPSKYAYLQIVKESSVLIASEHYDKERYTCSTSPAFVQLDASESVWVQCSSGAAYVQLYEDSHRWTSYGGALIHN